The Stutzerimonas stutzeri DNA window GCGACGCGCCCGCGCCGGAACTGTCATCGCGGGCGCAGCGCGTGTTCGATTGCCTGCAGACCCATGGCGCGCTGTTCTTCGACGAACTGCAGCACGATGCCCATCTGCTGCGCAGCGAACTGGAGGACGCCCTGGGCGAACTGGTGGCGGTCGGGCTGGTGAACGCCGACAGCTTCGCCGGCCTGCGTGCGCTGCTGACGCCGGCCAGCAAGCGTTCGCGCACGGCGCGGCGAACCCTCGGAGGCGCCTTTATCGGCGGTATGGCCGACGCGGGGCGCTGGGCGCTGGTGCGCAAACCTGCCGAGGCCGAGGAAACGACCGGCCGCTCCGGCTTTTCGGCTGAGGCGCTGGAGCATATTGCCCGCGTGCTGCTGCGCCGTTACGGCGTGGTGTTCTGGCGACTGCTGGCGCGCGAGGCGGACTGGCTGCCGCCCTGGCGCGAGCTGTTGCGGGTCTACCACCGGCTGGAAGCGCGTGGCGAGATCCGCGGCGGGCGTTTCGTCGCAGGCGTGGCGGGCGAGCAGTTCGCCCTGCCGGAAGCGCTGGCGCTGTTGCGTGAGGTGCGCAAGCGGCCGTTGGCGGGCGAGCTGCTGGCGGTCTCGGCAGTCGATCCGCTGAATCAGTTGGGGACGCTGTTGCCGGGCAGCAAGGTGCCGGCGCTGCCGGGCAACCGCATCCTCTACCGCGATGGCGTGCCGCTGGCGGCGCTGGTGGCGGGCAAGCCGCAGTGGTTGCTCGACCTCGACGAGCCGGCGCAGCGTGAGGCCCTGCGTCGGCTGACCTCGACGGGGCACTGAGGCCCGGTCGTCAGCCGGCCTGGGCCAGGCACTTCAGACTGCCGAAGTCGCTTTGCAGCTGCGTCAGCCGTCCGCTCAGATGGGCGCGCTGGCCGTCGTCGGCCAGACGATGGAGGTCGGCCACCAGTTCCAGACCGGCCTGTTCTGCGCGTTGCAGCGCCGCGCGGTCATCTTCGTTCAGCAGCGCTTCGCGATCCTGCAAGAGCCGGGCGATACGCTTATCGAAATCGGCGCCGTGGCGCTGCTCGACGGCGGCCAGCAGCATCGCCTGCCATTGCTCGCGGTTGCGCAGCCAGCGGCAGTTCTGCTCGCTCAGGGTGTGCGCCCAGCGCAGCACGCGCTGGCGCTGCTGCGCGTTCAGCGGGCCGAACCAGTACTGCAGGCGCTCCTGCATGCGCTCGGCGCGTTCGCGGATCTGCTGCTCCAGGGGCGGCTCGAGGTACTTCTCCCGGTGTTCACGGCGGTTCTCGTCCAGCGCCTTGCGCAGTTCCTCGACTTGCGCGTCGTTCAATGCCCGCAGCAGATCGGTGGCGGTCGGGGTGACCTCCACCGCGATGCTGTGCATGGCGTCGCGTACGCCGCGGTAGTGTGGCTCCAGATCGCTCGGCTCGAATTGGCCGTCGGCACTGCTTCGCTCCAGCCGGTCAAGCCTGGCCAGGAGTTCCGGCAACTGGGTGCTGCAGTGCCAGGCCAGGTGTTCACGCAGCCGTTGGCGCAGTTCGCGCTGCTGGGTGCGGTCCAGGTCCAGGTAATCGTTGAGTGTCCAGGGAATCAGCGTGTCGAGATTGCGGTAGACCAGGGTTGCGCGGCTGCAGCCGACCAGCAGGAAGGTGCAGAGCGACATCAGCAGAAACAGGCGGCTGGTGGAGCGCATCGTCTTTCCTCAGCGGGCGGCACCTGTGTGTGTAGAGCCCAGCTGCCGCCAAGGGTTCTGGCTCGGTCCGTTTCGTCGATCGGGACGAGCAAAGCGTGCCGGCTTGTGGTCTGCATTGCATGGGGCCGGCTCCGCGGCGCGGACGGCCGTCTTGTCTCAGTAGCAATGGAGAAACGCCATGACCTCGCAGATCAAGCACCTCAGCGGCGAAGACGTACCCAAAGCCTGGCGCCCGACCTGGGCCGTATGCTGGGTGGTGGAACTGAACGGCACCATCGTTGGCGGCCCTTACGCCACCGAAGCGGAAGCGCGCGCGGTCGCCGACGGCGAAGAGGAACCGCGGATTTCGCAGACCCCTGCGCCCTGATCGCTCCTCGCCAGCCCGCGATGCTAGCGTGACTGCTCCAGGCAGTGTTGCGGGCATGGTGCCTGGTACGGCACAGAGGGTGGCGGTGGCGCAACCAGCTGATCGACCAGTTCCAGCGATTTGTCGAACGATGGGTAGCCGCTGCGCGCGACGTCCAGTTCGCCGTAGGCCTGTCGATAGACCTCGGCCCTGATCGGGTCCGCCTGCTCGATCAGATAGGGCTCCTGGTAGATCTTGTAGAGCAGCGCCACCGCGTGCGGGTGGCCCTTGCGCTTGGCCTTCTCCAGCAATTGCAGCACTTCGGAGGGCTCCGGGCCCTGACGGATCAGCAGCAGCGCCTGGTAGAACTCGGTCTCACCGCGCCGATCCAGCCGCGCGCTGCGATCGAGCAGGGCCTGGGCCAGTTCGTAGCTGTCTTCATCACCGACCGATATCAGAATCTTGGCCTGCATCAGATCGTTCTGGTACAGCAGACGCTCGGCGCGACAGCCGTCGTCGTCCCAGGCGCGATCGCAGGATTGGCTGGCGCAACCGCCGAGAGTCAACAGCAGGCCGAAGAGCAATGCCTTTTTCATGGCTGAATTGGTACTCCGTTCTCTTTTCGCCAGTATGGGGCGTGCCTGCTTCGATTCGCCAGTGCGGCTTACGTTCGCTTAGAAATTGGGGCAGGGCGCGTTCATCTGTTGCAGGCCATAGCGGCGCAGCAACGTCTGCCAGCGGGCACTGTGCGGCAGGTCGGCGACAAGCTGCTGGATGTACTGCGTGGTCGCGGCGGGCAGGCTGGCAGTCATGAGCACGTGGCGGTCGAACACGTACAGGGGGCTCGGTGAAACGTGCAGCTGCGCTTCTGGCACCTCGGTCAGGCTGTAGAACAGGCGTGACGAGCGCGGGATGAGGGCGACATCGATGCGCCCTGAGAGCAGCTTGTTCAGATTCTGCAGGTCCGTATGCACGTCTTCGCGGCGGATCAGCCCCTTGTCGATATCCGCCTGCAGTGTGCGATAGCGATGCCCGAGGATTCCGCCCAGGCGCAGGCCGTGCAGCGAGCGCGGGCCGTCATAGTCGACCGGAGCCGCCCGCCGCGAGACGAAATCCTGAATGTCGCAGAGCAGCGGTCGCGTCCAGCTGGCCCGAGCGGTTAACCGTTCGGGAAAGAACTCCGGTGTGGCCCATAAAAGAATGCCCGGTTCGTTGGCGGCGAGCCGGGCATCGAGTCGCTTTCGCGGCAGCTGCGTCAGGCGGAATTCGTAACGACCCTGGTTGGTCGGGTGCTCGTTGAGCAGCTGTACCAGGGTTTCGGACAGGCCGGGGCTCTGGCCGGAGGCGAACGGCGGAGAAGGTTGATAGGCCCAGACAGTGACAGGCTCGGCCGCCTGGGTATGCAGCGATAGAAGAATCAGCAACAAGAGCAGCAGTTTCTGCATCGCGGTCCTGTCTTGGAGGGTGGGCCGTCGTGGCGAATTGCCCCGGCCCAGTGCTCAAGACTGATTCAGCGCGGCGGGCAAGGCAAGCGCGCTCCGCCGACTGGTGCAGGCGGCAGCGTCAGAAACGCTCGTGTTCGCCGAGAAAGCGCCAGTGCCCCACCGGCAGCTTGGCCATCGACAGTCGGCCGATGCGTATGCGCTTGCTGGCGACGACGCGCAGGCCGATGGCCTCGCAGAGCATGCGAACCTCGCCTGGTGCGGGTTCCTTGACCACCACGCGCAGGCGGTTTTCGCTCTGCCAGCTGACCTTGGCCTTGGGCAGGATCCTGCCACGATGCCCGATTCCCTTGGCCAGCAGCGCCAGGCCACCTTCTTCCGCTTCGCCGCTGACCTCGACGACGTACTCCTGCTCGAGCTTGTTGCGCGTGTCGCCGAGCAGGCGGATCACTTCACGCTGCTGGCTGAGCACGCTCAGGCCGCTGGCATCGGCATCCAGGGGCAGCAGCAAGGTATGGCGCAGCAGGTGACGCTGCAGTGGTTCGGCGCGGGACGGATCATCGACCCAGTGCTCGCTGGCCTGCAGCGCACGGCGGGGGCCATCGTTATCACTGTCGATCGGGAGTTCGGCTGGCTTGTGCAGCAGCAGCGTCACTGGGGCGATTTCCTTCGCCGTGGCGCCGGGCTGCAGTTCGATACGTTGCTGCGGACCTACCTTGAGGAAGGGCGCTTCGACCAGCTCGCCGTCGACAGTGACCCAGCCGCCCTCGATGTACAGCTCGGCCTCGCGCCGGGAACAGCCGAACTGCTCGGCGACGCGTTTGGCAAGGCGCACGGGATCGGTCATGGGATGCTCGGAGAAATCAGGAAGGAGGTGGAACGCGGCGAGCCTGTACAGAGCGGCTCGCCGAAAGCGGTTCGTGTCAGCGCATCACTTCTTGCTGATGGTGATCTGCCGGGACGGGCCCTGGGTCTGGCCACTCACGCCGTTGGGGATGGTCTGGATCTCACCGCCGGCCTTGAGGAACGCGGCCATCTGCTCTGCCAGGGACTGGCTGGTTTCGGTCGCGGGTTCGGGTTTGCGCTTGGCGCTGGTGGTCTTGGTGGCCATGGATCGCTTTTCCTTCAATCAGTCGAACCGGGCATTATACAGATTTGATCAAATTTTGTTCAGCTTTTTACGGTCGGTCATTTCTTGAAGCGTTTTCGCAACCACCGAGCCGACGCTCTGGTCTTCAATGAAGCGGCGTATCTGGGAATCACAACGCCCCATCACCGGAGGACCTTCATGCTGCGTCAAGCCATTCGCACCACGCTCTGCGGTTTCGTCATTGCCGCTTCGTTCCAGGTTGCCGGTGAAACGCAACGCTTTCCCAGCGAGGCGGGGCAGGTAACCGTCAAGGAGATCGCCGCGGGGCTGGAGAACCCGTGGGGGCTGGCCTTCTTCCGGATGGCGAGCACATGCTGGTGACCGAGCGGCCCGGTCGGCTGCGGCTGGTGGGGCTCGATGGCAGCCGATCGGAACCGCTGGCTGGCGTGCCGGACGTATTCGCCCGCGCGCAGGGTGGCCTGCTCGATGTCCGGCTGTCGCCGGCGTTCGAGCAGGACCGCCTGGTCTATCTGAGCTACGCCGAGGTTGGCGAGGACGGCAAGGCCGGGACGGCCGTCGGTCGCGGCCGGCTCAGTGATGATCGATACCGGCTGGAAAACTTCGAGGTGATCTTCCGCCAGCTGCCCAAGCTGTCCAGCGGCATTCATTTCGGCTCGCGGCTGGTCTTCGATGGCAACGGCCATCTGTTCGTGGCGCTGGGCGAGAACAACCAGCGCTCCACCTCGCAGGACCTCGACAAGCATCAGGGCAAGGTGGTGCGCATCAGCCTGGACGGCAGCGTGCCCGACGACAATCCCTTCGTGGGGCGCGACGGCGTGCGTCCGGAAATCTGGTCCTACGGCCACCGCAATCAGCAGGGGGCCGCGCTCAACCCCTGGAGCGGCGTGCTCTGGACGCACGAACATGGCCCGCGTGGTGGCGACGAGATCAACATCCCTCAGGCCGGCAAGAACTATGGCTGGCCGCTGGCGACCCATGGCATCAACTACAGCATGCTGCCGTTCCCGGAGGCCAAGGGCAAAACCGTGAAGGGCACCGAGCCGCCCCATCACGT harbors:
- a CDS encoding DUF6279 family lipoprotein, which codes for MRSTSRLFLLMSLCTFLLVGCSRATLVYRNLDTLIPWTLNDYLDLDRTQQRELRQRLREHLAWHCSTQLPELLARLDRLERSSADGQFEPSDLEPHYRGVRDAMHSIAVEVTPTATDLLRALNDAQVEELRKALDENRREHREKYLEPPLEQQIRERAERMQERLQYWFGPLNAQQRQRVLRWAHTLSEQNCRWLRNREQWQAMLLAAVEQRHGADFDKRIARLLQDREALLNEDDRAALQRAEQAGLELVADLHRLADDGQRAHLSGRLTQLQSDFGSLKCLAQAG
- a CDS encoding RNA pseudouridine synthase codes for the protein MTDPVRLAKRVAEQFGCSRREAELYIEGGWVTVDGELVEAPFLKVGPQQRIELQPGATAKEIAPVTLLLHKPAELPIDSDNDGPRRALQASEHWVDDPSRAEPLQRHLLRHTLLLPLDADASGLSVLSQQREVIRLLGDTRNKLEQEYVVEVSGEAEEGGLALLAKGIGHRGRILPKAKVSWQSENRLRVVVKEPAPGEVRMLCEAIGLRVVASKRIRIGRLSMAKLPVGHWRFLGEHERF